The following are encoded together in the Serratia sp. UGAL515B_01 genome:
- the rne gene encoding ribonuclease E: MKRMLINATQQEELRVALVDGQRLYDLDIESPGHEQKKANIYKGKITRIEPSLEAAFVDYGAERHGFLPLKEIAREYFPSNYSSHGRPNIKDVLREGQEVIVQVDKEERGNKGAALTTFISLAGSYLVLMPNNPRAGGISRRIEGDDRTELKEALSSLQLPDGMGLIVRTAGVGKSADALQWDLSFRLKHWEAIKKAAEGRQAPFLIHQESNVIVRAFRDYLRPDIGEILIDNPKVLELAKEHISALGRPDFSSKIKPYSGEIPLFSHYQIESQIESAFQREVRLPSGGSIVIDSTEALTAIDINSARATRGGDIEETAFNTNLEAADEIARQLRLRDLGGLIVIDFIDMTPVRHQREVENRLRDAVRQDRARIQIGRISRFGLLEMSRQRLSPSLGESSHHVCPRCSGTGTIRDNESLALSILRLIEEEALKENTKEVHAIVPVQVASYLLNEKRESVSAIERRQAGVKAIIVPNDQMQTPHYSVLRVRKGEETPTLSYLLPKLHEEEMAQPLEDAQMERKRPEQPALASFSLGAGEDAPPSTEEPVIRQSTIAAKSNETTASVASKPGLFNRLFGGLKSLFASDETPVVEEAEPLQTVKAEASDNRRQDRRGQRRQGAGRKGERKDRSESSDNREPRENRESRETRESRDDQRRNNRRNNAQQNASIASNDVQTDETAKVQHEEQQVRREQRADRQRRRQEEKRQTTQHEVKALDNVDNTIASNDEDQDDRHQQPTQRRQRRPLTQKVRVLSEVEELQRAAEELLAPKAAAVSVAKVITSQIPALEESVKLLPQTIAVQSTEEIHSDNRNNGENGMPRRSRRSPRHLRVSGQRRRRYRDERYPNHSPMPLAGAFASPEMASGKVWIHYPVTHVSHEVQQPELPAHITEISAGDLVAANAAIPQVTETVTAQQRVTEVSNVQAAFVQVAPIAEAAPVVLEEVSVETAEVAQPQEAPSELVTYEPANEIVEITSCVPVIETFAAEPSVLELAVDEVAEVAPVQQTVVAPLVETPVVSPPAQSIPQVLYKHIATAPMTKAPAPTYEPEATKASDWQRPSFNFDGKGAAGAHAAANQAAAPATKPQQVSE, from the coding sequence ATGAAAAGAATGTTGATTAACGCAACTCAGCAGGAAGAGTTGCGTGTTGCCCTTGTAGATGGACAGCGGCTGTACGATCTGGATATTGAAAGCCCTGGCCATGAGCAGAAAAAAGCGAATATTTACAAAGGCAAAATCACCCGTATTGAACCAAGTCTTGAAGCAGCGTTCGTAGATTATGGCGCAGAAAGGCATGGTTTCCTCCCTCTGAAAGAAATCGCTCGCGAATACTTCCCAAGCAATTACTCTTCCCATGGCCGCCCAAACATCAAAGATGTGCTGCGCGAAGGTCAGGAAGTGATTGTGCAAGTTGATAAAGAAGAACGTGGTAATAAAGGCGCAGCCTTGACCACTTTTATCAGTTTGGCTGGTAGCTATCTGGTACTGATGCCAAACAACCCACGTGCCGGTGGTATTTCACGCCGTATCGAGGGTGATGATCGCACCGAGCTGAAAGAAGCCCTTTCTTCCCTGCAGTTACCCGATGGTATGGGGCTGATTGTTCGCACTGCTGGCGTAGGCAAGTCCGCAGATGCCTTACAGTGGGATCTTTCATTTCGTCTCAAACACTGGGAAGCAATAAAAAAAGCCGCTGAAGGCCGCCAGGCGCCATTCCTGATCCATCAGGAAAGTAACGTTATAGTACGTGCTTTTCGCGACTATTTGCGCCCAGACATCGGTGAAATCCTGATCGATAATCCTAAAGTCCTCGAACTGGCCAAAGAGCATATCTCTGCACTAGGTCGCCCGGATTTCAGTAGTAAAATCAAACCTTACAGTGGTGAAATTCCTCTCTTCAGCCATTATCAAATTGAATCGCAAATAGAGTCTGCATTCCAGCGTGAAGTACGTTTACCTTCGGGTGGTTCGATTGTTATTGATTCTACGGAGGCCTTAACCGCGATTGATATCAACTCAGCGCGAGCAACACGCGGTGGTGATATCGAGGAAACAGCATTCAATACCAACCTGGAAGCCGCTGATGAGATTGCGCGCCAATTGCGTCTGCGTGACCTGGGTGGGTTGATTGTCATTGACTTTATTGATATGACCCCCGTTCGCCATCAACGCGAAGTGGAAAACCGTCTGCGTGACGCAGTGCGTCAAGATCGTGCACGTATTCAGATTGGTCGTATCTCTCGTTTTGGCCTGCTGGAAATGTCTCGTCAACGTCTCAGCCCTTCATTAGGTGAGTCGAGTCATCACGTCTGCCCACGCTGTAGCGGTACAGGTACCATCCGTGATAACGAATCTCTGGCACTATCTATCCTTCGGTTGATCGAAGAAGAAGCACTGAAAGAAAATACCAAGGAAGTTCATGCTATCGTACCCGTTCAGGTTGCCTCTTACCTGCTTAACGAGAAGCGTGAATCTGTCAGTGCAATCGAAAGACGTCAAGCCGGTGTAAAAGCGATAATCGTGCCGAACGATCAAATGCAAACACCACATTATTCGGTATTGCGCGTACGCAAGGGTGAGGAAACCCCAACCTTAAGCTACTTGCTGCCGAAGTTGCATGAGGAAGAAATGGCGCAACCTCTGGAGGATGCACAAATGGAGCGCAAGCGTCCAGAGCAGCCTGCGTTGGCCTCTTTCTCACTAGGTGCAGGTGAAGATGCCCCACCATCTACTGAAGAGCCTGTTATTAGGCAATCGACCATCGCGGCAAAATCGAACGAAACGACGGCTTCCGTTGCCTCGAAACCAGGCTTGTTTAACCGTTTATTTGGTGGCCTTAAATCCCTTTTTGCAAGCGATGAGACTCCTGTAGTCGAAGAAGCCGAACCACTCCAAACAGTGAAAGCTGAAGCGAGCGATAATCGCCGCCAGGATCGTCGTGGGCAACGTCGCCAGGGCGCGGGTCGCAAAGGCGAACGTAAAGATCGCAGCGAATCGAGTGACAACCGCGAACCACGTGAAAATAGGGAATCCCGTGAGACACGCGAAAGTCGTGATGACCAGCGCCGCAATAATAGGCGTAATAATGCTCAACAGAATGCATCTATTGCCAGCAATGATGTGCAAACTGATGAAACGGCAAAAGTACAGCACGAAGAACAGCAAGTGCGCCGTGAACAACGTGCAGACCGTCAACGCCGTCGTCAGGAAGAAAAACGCCAGACGACGCAACATGAAGTTAAAGCGTTGGACAACGTTGATAACACTATTGCCAGCAACGACGAAGATCAGGATGATCGCCATCAACAGCCAACACAACGTCGCCAGCGTCGCCCACTGACGCAGAAAGTCCGCGTGCTGTCGGAAGTCGAAGAACTACAGCGTGCTGCTGAAGAACTGTTAGCGCCTAAAGCAGCAGCGGTATCTGTCGCTAAAGTGATAACAAGCCAGATCCCTGCGCTTGAAGAGAGTGTAAAACTGCTGCCACAGACTATCGCTGTGCAGTCCACTGAAGAGATCCACTCCGATAACCGTAATAACGGTGAAAACGGTATGCCTCGTCGCTCTCGCCGTTCTCCTCGTCATCTTCGAGTCAGTGGTCAACGTCGTCGTCGCTATCGCGATGAACGTTATCCAAACCATTCGCCGATGCCGCTTGCTGGTGCTTTTGCATCCCCAGAGATGGCTTCCGGAAAAGTTTGGATACATTACCCTGTAACTCATGTGTCACACGAAGTTCAACAGCCTGAACTTCCAGCCCACATTACAGAAATCTCCGCAGGGGATTTGGTTGCGGCCAACGCAGCTATCCCCCAAGTGACTGAAACTGTAACTGCGCAACAGCGGGTTACAGAAGTGAGTAACGTTCAGGCTGCATTTGTGCAGGTTGCTCCAATTGCTGAAGCTGCACCGGTTGTTTTGGAGGAAGTCTCTGTAGAAACTGCCGAAGTAGCTCAGCCGCAGGAAGCCCCTTCGGAGCTCGTTACCTATGAACCGGCTAACGAGATTGTTGAAATTACGTCTTGCGTACCTGTTATTGAAACCTTTGCAGCTGAACCTTCGGTGCTTGAACTAGCAGTGGACGAAGTAGCTGAAGTGGCTCCAGTGCAACAAACTGTTGTTGCCCCACTGGTGGAAACACCAGTGGTATCTCCACCAGCTCAAAGCATCCCACAAGTGTTGTATAAGCATATTGCAACCGCCCCAATGACTAAGGCACCGGCTCCGACTTACGAGCCAGAGGCAACCAAAGCCAGTGACTGGCAGCGTCCTTCCTTTAACTTTGATGGGAAAGGTGCTGCAGGTGCGCATGCGGCAGCTAATCAAGCCGCAGCACCTGCGACAAAACCTCAACAGGTTAGTGAATAA
- the rluC gene encoding 23S rRNA pseudouridine(955/2504/2580) synthase RluC, which translates to MKTNNPAVQSVTISDDEAGQRIDNFLLARLKGVPKSMIYRIVRKGEVRVNKGRIKAEYKLAVGDVVRIPPVRVAEREEVQVSAKLGKVAALADCILFEDDHLLLLNKPSGTAVHGGSGLSFGVIEGLRALRPEARFLELVHRLDRDTSGVLMIAKKRSALRSLHEQLRLKGMQKDYLALVRGQWQSHCKVVQAPLLKNILQSGERIVRVSSEGKPSETRFKVEERFEHATLVKASPITGRTHQIRVHALHAGHPIAFDDRYGDQEFDRQLMGTGLKRLFLHAAALRFEHPSTGETMRVEAPMDEELRHCLKVLRKQTVK; encoded by the coding sequence ATGAAAACGAACAATCCCGCAGTACAATCAGTCACAATTTCTGACGATGAAGCCGGTCAGAGAATCGATAATTTTTTGCTTGCCCGTTTGAAAGGCGTGCCCAAGAGTATGATTTACCGCATCGTGCGCAAGGGGGAGGTACGGGTGAATAAAGGCCGCATCAAGGCAGAATACAAACTGGCCGTGGGTGATGTGGTGCGTATCCCCCCGGTACGGGTAGCCGAACGGGAAGAGGTTCAGGTTTCCGCCAAATTGGGTAAAGTAGCCGCTTTGGCCGATTGCATTCTTTTTGAAGATGACCATCTATTGTTGCTGAATAAACCGTCTGGCACGGCTGTTCACGGTGGAAGTGGACTGAGTTTCGGTGTGATCGAAGGGTTACGTGCGTTGCGTCCGGAGGCTCGTTTCCTAGAATTGGTGCATCGTCTGGATCGAGATACTTCTGGTGTCCTGATGATAGCCAAGAAGCGTTCGGCATTGCGCTCGCTGCATGAGCAATTACGACTCAAGGGTATGCAGAAGGATTATCTGGCGTTAGTCCGTGGGCAGTGGCAGTCTCATTGCAAAGTGGTACAAGCTCCGTTATTGAAGAATATTCTGCAGAGCGGGGAGCGGATTGTGCGAGTCAGCAGCGAAGGTAAACCTTCGGAAACCCGCTTCAAGGTAGAGGAGCGTTTTGAACATGCTACGTTGGTGAAAGCTAGCCCGATCACTGGGCGTACTCACCAAATCCGCGTACATGCCTTACATGCCGGACACCCTATTGCTTTCGACGATCGCTATGGCGACCAGGAATTTGATCGCCAATTAATGGGGACTGGACTAAAACGCCTGTTTTTGCATGCTGCTGCACTGCGTTTTGAACATCCGTCCACCGGTGAAACAATGCGAGTTGAAGCACCGATGGATGAAGAGTTGCGTCATTGTCTGAAGGTATTACGTAAACAGACCGTCAAATAA
- a CDS encoding nucleoside triphosphate pyrophosphatase: protein MQRILLASTSIYRQQLLEKLNLPFICAAPQIDETPLPGETAEELVLRLAVAKARALSAAYPGYLIIGSDQVCVIDNEITGKPHTKENACKQLSKASGQKVTFYTGLALYNSHSLHLQTVCEPFHVHFRQLTNTEIDSYIRQEQPLNCAGSFMSEGLGIALFEKLEGRDPNTLIGLPLIALLEMLRAEGINPLKVI, encoded by the coding sequence ATGCAGAGAATCTTACTTGCCTCAACATCAATCTACCGTCAGCAATTATTAGAAAAGCTAAACCTGCCTTTTATTTGCGCTGCCCCGCAGATCGATGAAACACCACTTCCTGGCGAAACTGCAGAAGAACTGGTTCTTCGCCTTGCGGTCGCCAAAGCTCGGGCGTTATCTGCCGCCTATCCAGGCTATCTGATCATTGGGTCCGATCAGGTGTGTGTTATAGATAATGAAATCACTGGCAAACCTCATACCAAAGAGAATGCCTGCAAACAATTGAGCAAAGCCAGCGGCCAAAAGGTCACCTTTTATACCGGTCTGGCTCTCTATAACAGTCACAGTTTGCATCTGCAGACAGTGTGTGAACCTTTTCATGTCCATTTTCGCCAATTGACGAATACCGAAATAGACTCTTACATTCGCCAGGAACAGCCCTTAAACTGTGCGGGCAGCTTTATGAGTGAAGGACTGGGAATTGCACTTTTTGAGAAACTTGAAGGGCGGGACCCAAACACATTAATTGGGCTACCACTGATCGCGCTACTTGAAATGTTGCGGGCGGAAGGAATCAACCCGCTGAAAGTTATTTGA
- the yceD gene encoding 23S rRNA accumulation protein YceD, with translation MQKVKLPLTIDAVRTAQKRLDYVGIYAPEQVTRVAESVVSVDSDVEAELSFNIDNQRLAVITGHADVSVTLMCQRCGVPFAHQVHTTYCFSPVVNDEQAEALPEVYEPIEVDEFGEVDLLAMIEDEIILSLPVVPVHESEHCEVSEADMVFGKLPAEAEKPNPFAVLASLKRK, from the coding sequence ATGCAAAAGGTAAAATTACCCTTGACCATTGATGCGGTCCGAACCGCTCAGAAACGCTTAGATTATGTCGGTATCTATGCGCCAGAGCAGGTTACACGTGTTGCCGAATCCGTAGTCAGTGTGGATAGTGATGTTGAGGCTGAATTGTCATTCAATATTGATAACCAACGCCTCGCGGTGATAACAGGGCATGCGGACGTCTCGGTAACGTTGATGTGCCAACGCTGTGGTGTTCCGTTTGCGCATCAGGTCCACACAACATATTGTTTTAGCCCGGTCGTCAATGATGAGCAGGCTGAGGCATTGCCGGAAGTGTACGAACCGATTGAAGTTGACGAGTTTGGCGAAGTCGATCTGTTGGCAATGATTGAAGACGAAATTATTCTTTCATTGCCTGTCGTTCCGGTACATGAATCTGAACACTGTGAAGTGTCCGAAGCGGACATGGTATTTGGTAAACTGCCTGCAGAGGCTGAAAAACCTAATCCATTTGCCGTACTAGCAAGTTTAAAGCGTAAGTAA
- the rpmF gene encoding 50S ribosomal protein L32 produces MAVQQNKPTRSKRGMRRSHDALTTTTLSVDATSGETHRRHHITADGFYRGRKVIG; encoded by the coding sequence ATGGCCGTACAACAAAATAAACCAACCCGTTCCAAGCGTGGCATGCGCCGTTCACACGACGCGCTGACCACTACCACATTGTCAGTAGATGCGACTTCTGGTGAAACTCATCGTCGTCACCACATCACTGCCGACGGTTTTTACCGCGGTCGCAAAGTTATCGGCTAA
- the plsX gene encoding phosphate acyltransferase PlsX — MTRLTLALDAMGGDFGPCVTVPASLQALASNLQLHLLLVGDPDAISPLLVKADSQLLTRLQVVPAEMVIAGDAKPSQAIRASRGSSMRIALELIKTGEAQACVSAGNTGALMGLAKLLIKPLDGIQRPALMTVIPNQCRSKTVVLDLGANVECDSAMLVQFAVMGAVMAEEVLGIAQPRVALLNIGEEETKGLDNIREAALVLKDTPAINYIGYLEGNDLLTGKTDVMVCDGFVGNVTLKTMEGVIRMFLSLLKSTAEGGKQTWWLKLLGRWLQRRVAKRFSHLNPDQYNGACLLGLRGTVIKSHGAANQNAFAVAIEQAVQAVQRQVPDRIAARLEAVLPKSD; from the coding sequence TTGACTCGTCTAACCCTAGCGTTAGATGCAATGGGCGGGGACTTCGGTCCCTGCGTCACGGTGCCTGCTTCATTGCAGGCACTGGCTTCTAATTTACAGCTCCACCTCCTATTGGTCGGTGATCCCGACGCTATCTCTCCTTTATTAGTAAAAGCCGACTCACAGCTGTTGACACGTTTGCAAGTTGTACCTGCCGAAATGGTTATTGCAGGCGATGCTAAACCTTCACAAGCGATCCGTGCCAGCCGCGGTAGTTCTATGCGCATTGCGCTGGAATTGATTAAAACTGGTGAAGCTCAAGCCTGTGTCAGTGCGGGCAATACAGGTGCGTTGATGGGATTGGCCAAACTGCTGATCAAGCCACTTGATGGCATACAGCGGCCAGCACTGATGACGGTAATCCCTAACCAATGTCGCAGTAAAACCGTGGTGCTGGATCTGGGGGCAAATGTGGAATGCGATAGCGCTATGTTGGTGCAATTTGCCGTAATGGGGGCGGTGATGGCTGAGGAGGTATTGGGTATTGCGCAACCCCGTGTCGCGCTACTCAATATTGGAGAAGAAGAAACCAAAGGTTTAGATAATATCCGCGAAGCAGCGCTCGTGCTAAAAGATACACCAGCAATAAACTATATTGGATATCTGGAAGGAAACGATCTGCTCACTGGTAAAACGGATGTTATGGTCTGCGACGGTTTTGTGGGCAATGTGACCCTGAAGACGATGGAAGGCGTGATAAGAATGTTCTTGTCACTCTTAAAGTCTACCGCTGAAGGAGGAAAGCAGACATGGTGGTTGAAATTATTGGGCCGATGGCTGCAGAGGCGGGTTGCGAAGCGTTTTAGTCACCTGAACCCCGACCAGTATAATGGCGCATGTCTGTTAGGATTGCGTGGCACCGTAATCAAAAGCCACGGCGCTGCGAACCAAAATGCGTTTGCAGTCGCTATCGAGCAGGCTGTGCAGGCGGTGCAGCGGCAAGTTCCTGACCGGATTGCCGCGCGCCTTGAAGCTGTATTACCCAAGAGTGACTGA
- a CDS encoding beta-ketoacyl-ACP synthase III, whose product MYTKILGTGSYLPVQVRTNADLEKMVDTSDEWIVTRTGIRERRIAAADETVATMSFRAASLAMEMAGIAKEDIDLIVVATTTSSHAFPSSACQVQQMLGIQDCAAFDIAAACAGFTYALSVADQYVKNGAVKHALVIGSDVLSRTLDPNDRSTIILFGDGAGAVVLGASEEPGIVSTHLHADGRYGNLLALPNADRQDPEQPAYVTMAGNEVFKVAVTELAHIVDETMKANGLDRSELDWLVPHQANLRIISATAKKLGMGMDKVVVTLDRHGNTSAASVPSALDEAVRDGRIQRGDLVLLEAFGGGFTWGSALVRF is encoded by the coding sequence ATGTATACAAAGATTCTCGGTACGGGGAGTTATTTACCCGTACAAGTGCGTACCAACGCTGACTTGGAAAAAATGGTTGATACCTCTGACGAGTGGATTGTCACCCGCACGGGTATTCGCGAGCGCCGTATCGCCGCTGCGGATGAAACTGTGGCTACCATGAGTTTTCGAGCAGCCTCCCTTGCAATGGAGATGGCAGGCATTGCTAAAGAAGACATCGATTTAATCGTTGTTGCGACCACGACCTCAAGCCATGCATTCCCAAGCTCTGCCTGCCAGGTACAGCAGATGCTAGGTATTCAGGATTGCGCTGCTTTTGATATTGCTGCGGCTTGTGCTGGCTTTACCTATGCTTTGAGTGTCGCGGATCAATATGTAAAAAATGGCGCGGTAAAACATGCGCTGGTGATTGGTTCAGATGTACTTTCCCGCACACTCGATCCAAATGATCGCAGTACGATTATTCTGTTTGGTGATGGTGCAGGGGCTGTGGTGTTAGGCGCGTCTGAAGAACCGGGCATTGTCTCAACGCATTTGCATGCGGATGGTCGTTATGGAAATCTACTGGCGCTGCCAAATGCCGATCGGCAAGATCCAGAACAACCTGCTTATGTCACCATGGCGGGTAACGAGGTTTTTAAAGTAGCAGTGACTGAACTGGCACATATCGTCGATGAAACAATGAAGGCCAATGGCTTGGATCGCAGTGAGCTGGATTGGTTGGTTCCACATCAGGCAAATTTGCGTATCATCAGCGCAACAGCAAAAAAACTGGGCATGGGTATGGATAAAGTTGTGGTGACCCTTGACCGTCACGGCAATACCTCTGCTGCCTCTGTACCTTCAGCGCTTGATGAAGCTGTCCGTGATGGGCGTATCCAGCGCGGCGACTTAGTGTTGCTTGAAGCGTTTGGCGGTGGCTTTACTTGGGGCTCGGCGCTGGTTCGTTTTTGA
- the fabD gene encoding ACP S-malonyltransferase — protein MTQFAFVFPGQGSQTVGMLADLATQFPIVEQTFSEASAVLGYDLWQLVQLGPVEELNKTWQTQPALLAASVAIFRVWQQQCGKMPAMMAGHSLGEYSALVCAGVLNFAEAIRLVELRGKLMQEAVPEGTGAMYAIIGLDNESIAKACVESAQGQVVSPVNFNSPGQVVIAGTKEAVERAGAACKVAGAKRALPLPVSVPSHCALMKPAAEKLMLALQNVTFNPPTVPVVNNVDVRAESMPEAIRDALVRQLYNPVRWTESVEFMAAEGVSLLFEIGPGKVLTGLTKRIVDTLAATAVNDTASLAAALEQ, from the coding sequence ATGACGCAATTTGCATTTGTTTTTCCAGGGCAGGGTTCGCAAACTGTTGGCATGTTGGCCGATTTGGCCACGCAGTTTCCTATTGTAGAACAAACTTTTAGTGAAGCTTCCGCCGTTTTAGGCTATGACTTGTGGCAGTTGGTGCAGCTTGGTCCGGTGGAAGAGTTGAACAAAACCTGGCAGACACAGCCCGCTCTGTTGGCGGCTTCCGTGGCCATTTTCCGGGTCTGGCAACAGCAGTGTGGTAAAATGCCGGCAATGATGGCTGGTCATAGTTTGGGGGAGTATTCTGCGCTGGTATGTGCTGGTGTGCTGAATTTTGCCGAGGCTATTCGTTTAGTGGAGCTGCGTGGCAAACTGATGCAGGAAGCCGTGCCTGAAGGCACCGGTGCCATGTATGCCATCATTGGACTGGATAATGAATCTATCGCCAAGGCCTGTGTGGAATCGGCTCAAGGGCAGGTTGTATCACCGGTGAACTTCAACTCCCCAGGGCAAGTCGTCATTGCTGGTACTAAAGAAGCGGTTGAGCGTGCGGGTGCGGCTTGCAAGGTTGCGGGTGCAAAACGTGCATTGCCGTTGCCAGTGAGCGTTCCATCGCACTGTGCGTTGATGAAACCCGCCGCAGAAAAATTGATGTTAGCTCTACAAAACGTCACCTTCAACCCACCGACGGTGCCTGTTGTTAATAATGTTGACGTTCGTGCAGAAAGTATGCCTGAAGCAATCCGCGACGCGTTAGTGCGCCAGCTTTATAACCCGGTACGTTGGACTGAAAGCGTTGAATTCATGGCTGCTGAAGGCGTTTCTCTGCTGTTTGAGATCGGCCCAGGCAAAGTGCTGACCGGTCTTACCAAACGGATTGTCGATACTCTGGCTGCAACAGCGGTGAATGATACCGCCAGCTTGGCTGCGGCGCTTGAGCAATAA
- the fabG gene encoding 3-oxoacyl-ACP reductase FabG, with product MSFEGKIVLVTGASRGIGRAVAELFVARGAKVLGTATSESGAEAISNYLGENGKGYMLNVVDAHSIENVLASIREEFGEIDILVNNAGITRDNLLMRMKEDEWQDMLDTNLTSVFRLSKAVMRAMMKKRSGRIISIGSVVGTMGNAGQANYAAAKAGLIGFSKSLAREIASRGITVNVVAPGFIETDMTQALTEEQRAGILAQVPANRLGDVKEIASAVAFLASDEAGYITGETLHVNGGMYMI from the coding sequence ATGAGTTTTGAAGGAAAGATTGTTCTCGTCACTGGTGCAAGCCGTGGAATTGGGCGGGCTGTTGCAGAATTATTTGTTGCTCGCGGTGCTAAAGTGCTGGGGACAGCAACCAGTGAAAGCGGTGCCGAAGCTATCAGTAATTATCTGGGGGAAAACGGCAAAGGCTATATGTTGAACGTTGTTGATGCGCACTCTATTGAGAACGTATTAGCATCGATTCGTGAGGAATTTGGCGAAATCGACATTTTAGTGAATAATGCCGGCATTACGCGTGATAACCTGCTGATGCGAATGAAAGAGGATGAGTGGCAGGATATGCTGGACACTAATCTGACTTCCGTATTCCGTCTATCAAAAGCGGTAATGCGAGCTATGATGAAAAAGCGTTCTGGCCGTATCATCTCTATTGGTTCTGTTGTGGGTACCATGGGGAACGCAGGGCAGGCGAATTACGCGGCGGCTAAAGCTGGTCTAATTGGTTTTAGCAAGTCTTTGGCTCGTGAGATTGCTTCGCGTGGCATTACTGTCAACGTCGTGGCTCCTGGCTTTATTGAGACGGACATGACACAGGCGTTGACAGAAGAACAACGTGCTGGCATTTTGGCGCAGGTTCCGGCAAACCGGCTTGGGGATGTTAAAGAAATCGCCAGTGCTGTTGCATTTTTAGCCTCTGACGAGGCTGGCTACATTACCGGTGAAACGTTACATGTCAATGGCGGCATGTACATGATTTAA
- the acpP gene encoding acyl carrier protein: MSTIEERVKKIIVEQLGVKQEEVLNNASFVEDLGADSLDTVELVMALEEEFDTEIPDEEAEKITTVQAAIDFINASQQ; encoded by the coding sequence ATGAGCACTATCGAAGAACGCGTTAAGAAAATCATTGTTGAGCAATTGGGTGTTAAACAGGAAGAGGTTTTGAATAACGCTTCATTTGTTGAAGATCTGGGCGCTGATTCTCTTGACACCGTTGAGCTGGTAATGGCACTGGAAGAAGAATTTGATACCGAGATTCCAGACGAAGAAGCAGAGAAGATCACTACTGTTCAAGCAGCTATTGATTTTATCAACGCTAGCCAACAGTAA
- the fabF gene encoding beta-ketoacyl-ACP synthase II — MSKRRVVVTGLGMLSPVGNTVESTWNALLAGQSGISLIDHFDTAAYATRFAGLVKNFNSEDFISRKDARKMDAFIQYGIAAGMQAMQDAGLDINEANATRIGAAIGSGIGGLGLIEENHSSLVNGGPRKISPFFVPSTIVNMIAGHLTIMYGMRGPSISIATACTSGVHNIGHAARIIAYNDADVMLAGGAEKASTPLGVGGFGAARALSTRNENPQAASRPWDKDRDGFVLGDGAGMMVLEEYEHAKKRGAKIYAEIVGFGMSSDAYHMTSPPENGAGAALAMENALLDAGAKPSQIGYINAHGTSTPAGDKAEAQAVKSVFGNDAKRVLVSSTKSMTGHLLGAAGAIESIFTVLALRDQAVPPTINLDSPDEGCDLDFVPHEARQTKDMEYSLCNSFGFGGTNGSLIFRRV; from the coding sequence GTGTCTAAGCGTCGAGTAGTTGTGACCGGACTGGGCATGTTGTCTCCTGTCGGCAACACTGTAGAGTCCACGTGGAACGCTCTTCTTGCCGGTCAGAGTGGCATCAGCCTGATTGACCATTTCGATACTGCTGCCTATGCAACGCGTTTTGCTGGCTTGGTAAAGAACTTTAACTCTGAAGACTTCATTTCGCGCAAAGATGCGCGGAAAATGGATGCCTTCATCCAATACGGGATCGCAGCTGGCATGCAAGCTATGCAAGATGCGGGGCTGGATATCAACGAGGCTAACGCCACGCGTATTGGCGCTGCAATCGGTTCAGGTATTGGCGGACTGGGATTGATTGAAGAGAACCACAGTTCACTGGTGAACGGTGGTCCACGGAAAATCAGTCCATTTTTTGTGCCTTCAACCATTGTGAATATGATCGCCGGGCATTTGACCATCATGTATGGTATGCGCGGTCCCAGTATTTCAATAGCAACAGCCTGTACATCTGGTGTTCATAATATCGGTCATGCAGCTCGTATCATTGCTTATAACGATGCAGATGTGATGCTTGCCGGTGGTGCAGAGAAGGCCAGCACTCCTCTAGGCGTCGGTGGTTTTGGTGCTGCTCGCGCACTTTCAACGCGTAACGAAAATCCGCAGGCTGCAAGCCGCCCTTGGGACAAAGACCGTGATGGTTTTGTGCTCGGTGATGGGGCTGGAATGATGGTGCTTGAAGAGTACGAACATGCGAAGAAGCGTGGAGCAAAAATTTACGCAGAGATTGTTGGCTTTGGTATGAGCAGCGATGCTTATCATATGACATCTCCACCGGAAAATGGTGCTGGTGCAGCTCTGGCCATGGAAAATGCCTTGCTTGATGCGGGTGCCAAACCATCACAAATTGGTTATATCAACGCACATGGCACATCGACGCCTGCGGGCGATAAGGCTGAGGCACAAGCAGTAAAATCCGTTTTTGGCAATGATGCCAAACGAGTGTTGGTGAGTTCGACCAAATCGATGACCGGTCACCTGTTAGGGGCTGCTGGAGCTATTGAGTCCATCTTTACTGTTTTGGCACTTCGTGATCAGGCGGTTCCGCCCACGATCAATCTGGATAGCCCAGATGAAGGGTGCGATTTGGATTTTGTGCCACATGAAGCACGTCAAACAAAAGATATGGAGTACAGTTTGTGTAACTCCTTTGGTTTTGGCGGTACTAATGGCTCGTTGATTTTCCGTCGAGTTTAG